Proteins encoded within one genomic window of Empedobacter falsenii:
- a CDS encoding DUF2189 domain-containing protein has protein sequence MDDRIRQRIEEIKQRGVNINVGDIFSKSWEIFSGIALYAILAIVITFAISFTINFILGLIISVPTFAISDMSDVDEVYAEALSPLAWVSNIVSIVVAAALAPITVSILTMAKKFNKHQNPDFSDLFIHYKDGKFGVIFTTYLAVQFLGFIGILLCIVPGFIFYVTSILAIPFVLFTGFTTTEAIKSSVSILFKNFGSAFVFCLACFGVAILGALACGVGLLVAMPLIYIATYVLYETVIGTEDDEQSEIDKIGTDIYKDNPYMK, from the coding sequence ATGGATGATAGAATTAGACAAAGAATAGAAGAAATTAAGCAACGTGGAGTTAATATAAACGTTGGAGATATTTTTTCAAAATCATGGGAAATTTTTTCGGGAATCGCATTATATGCAATTCTTGCAATTGTAATTACATTCGCAATTAGCTTCACAATTAATTTTATTTTAGGATTAATCATTTCGGTACCTACTTTTGCTATTTCAGATATGTCTGATGTAGATGAAGTTTATGCGGAAGCTTTATCTCCTTTAGCGTGGGTGAGTAATATTGTTAGTATTGTAGTTGCAGCAGCTTTAGCACCGATTACAGTAAGTATTTTGACAATGGCTAAAAAATTTAATAAACATCAAAATCCTGACTTTTCAGATTTGTTTATTCATTATAAAGATGGAAAATTTGGGGTGATTTTTACAACATATTTAGCTGTTCAATTTTTAGGATTCATAGGTATTTTATTATGTATTGTACCTGGGTTCATTTTCTATGTTACATCAATATTAGCAATTCCGTTTGTTTTGTTTACAGGTTTTACAACAACGGAAGCTATAAAATCAAGTGTAAGTATTTTATTTAAAAACTTCGGATCAGCATTTGTTTTTTGTTTGGCTTGTTTTGGAGTCGCAATTTTAGGAGCACTTGCTTGTGGAGTTGGATTATTAGTAGCAATGCCTCTAATCTATATTGCGACATATGTTTTATATGAAACAGTTATAGGAACAGAAGACGACGAACAATCAGAAATAGACAAAATCGGAACAGATATTTACAAGGATAATCCTTACATGAAATAG
- a CDS encoding sigma-54 interaction domain-containing protein, translating into MDSLQTIKQRFGIIGNNVALNRALEKAIQVAPTDISVLVIGESGVGKEFIPKIIHNQSARKHNNYIAVNCGAIPEGTIDSELFGHEKGAFTGATQTRKGYFEVADGGTIFLDEVGELPLATQVRLLRILESGEFMKVGSSELQKTNVRVVAATNVKLLEAVEKGKFREDLYYRLNTVQIDIPALRERKEDINLLFRKFASDFANKYRMPHIELSPEAQNYIANYPWPGNVRQLRNFAEQVSVVEKDRVISLEKIMELLPNNSTMLTVTNKSKDGSSSDFMERELLFKVLLDMKKDLNDLRALTLDLIKHKDVEDFNGNTQELIQRVYQDQNEPEEDFVPSQYNLVPTKSAPITPSYKQPQYDYSNDVYDVSPIEEPESLSLQDNEKEMIKLALEKHKGKRKMAADELGISERTLYRKIKQYHL; encoded by the coding sequence ATGGATTCTTTACAAACTATCAAACAACGTTTTGGAATCATTGGAAATAATGTAGCCTTGAATCGTGCTTTAGAAAAGGCGATTCAGGTTGCACCTACCGACATTTCTGTTCTTGTCATCGGAGAAAGTGGTGTTGGTAAAGAATTTATTCCGAAAATTATTCACAATCAATCAGCACGCAAACACAACAATTATATTGCGGTGAACTGTGGTGCGATTCCAGAAGGAACAATAGATTCTGAATTATTTGGACACGAAAAAGGCGCTTTTACAGGTGCTACACAAACACGTAAAGGTTATTTTGAAGTAGCAGATGGCGGAACAATTTTCTTAGATGAAGTTGGTGAATTACCTTTAGCTACACAAGTGCGTTTGTTACGTATTTTGGAATCGGGCGAATTTATGAAAGTTGGTTCTTCAGAACTTCAAAAAACAAATGTTCGTGTTGTTGCTGCAACGAATGTAAAACTATTAGAAGCTGTTGAAAAAGGTAAATTTCGTGAAGATTTATATTATCGATTAAATACAGTTCAAATTGATATTCCAGCTTTACGCGAGCGTAAGGAAGATATTAATTTATTGTTCCGAAAATTTGCTTCAGATTTTGCAAATAAATATCGAATGCCTCATATTGAGCTTTCTCCAGAAGCGCAAAACTATATTGCAAATTATCCTTGGCCAGGAAATGTGCGTCAATTGAGAAATTTTGCTGAACAGGTTTCTGTTGTTGAAAAAGACCGTGTGATTTCGTTAGAAAAAATCATGGAATTATTACCTAATAATTCAACAATGTTAACGGTTACAAATAAATCGAAAGATGGAAGTTCTTCTGATTTTATGGAACGCGAATTATTGTTCAAGGTTTTATTAGACATGAAAAAAGACTTGAACGATTTGCGTGCTTTAACATTAGATTTGATCAAACACAAAGATGTGGAAGATTTTAATGGTAATACGCAAGAATTGATTCAGCGCGTTTATCAAGATCAAAACGAACCAGAAGAAGATTTTGTTCCAAGTCAATATAATTTGGTTCCAACGAAATCTGCTCCAATCACACCAAGTTATAAACAACCGCAATACGATTATTCAAACGATGTATACGACGTAAGTCCAATCGAAGAACCAGAGTCACTTTCGTTGCAAGATAACGAAAAGGAAATGATAAAATTGGCGTTAGAAAAACATAAAGGAAAACGTAAAATGGCGGCTGACGAATTGGGAATTTCTGAGCGAACATTGTACCGAAAAATCAAACAATATCATTTGTAA
- the miaB gene encoding tRNA (N6-isopentenyl adenosine(37)-C2)-methylthiotransferase MiaB, with protein MHTEEKHIDEARQGEALMTAPTRNATKKLFLESYGCQMNFSDSEIVASILNNEGYQTTQKVDEADLILLNTCSIREKAEQTVRKRLGTLNAIKKQNPSLKIGVLGCMAERLKHKFLEEEHLVDIVVGPDAYRDLPNLINDVEDGRDAVNVQLSKEETYAEISPVRLGGNGVTAFVTITRGCDNMCTFCVVPFTRGRERSRDPHSILNECKELAESGYKEITLLGQNVDSYLWYGGGPKKDFKNATDIQKATAVDFAQLLDMVATQFPNIRLRFSTSNPQDMEESVLEMMAKHKNICKYIHLPVQSGSTTVLERMNRQHTREEYFELIDKIRRIVPDCALSHDMIAGFCGETEEEHKDTLSLMEYVKYDFGYMFAYSERPGTPAHKKMPDDVLPEDKKRRLQEIIEMQQKHSAERMNSYVGKIHEVLIEGNSKRDENFWYGRNTQNAVLVFPKVEGTKVGDFVNVKANSCTTATLIGEMIED; from the coding sequence ATGCATACAGAAGAAAAACATATAGATGAAGCAAGACAAGGAGAGGCTTTGATGACTGCTCCTACTCGTAATGCAACAAAGAAATTATTCTTAGAAAGTTACGGATGTCAAATGAATTTCTCGGATAGTGAAATTGTTGCATCTATTCTAAATAACGAAGGTTACCAAACCACTCAAAAAGTTGACGAAGCAGATTTAATTCTTTTAAATACTTGTTCGATTCGTGAAAAAGCGGAACAAACAGTTCGTAAACGTTTAGGAACTTTAAACGCGATCAAAAAACAAAATCCAAGTCTTAAAATTGGTGTTTTAGGTTGTATGGCGGAACGTTTGAAACATAAATTTCTTGAAGAAGAACATTTAGTTGATATCGTTGTTGGACCTGATGCTTACCGCGATTTACCAAACTTAATCAACGATGTAGAAGATGGTCGTGATGCAGTAAATGTACAATTATCAAAAGAAGAAACGTATGCCGAAATTTCTCCTGTTCGTTTAGGTGGAAATGGCGTTACAGCTTTCGTTACGATTACTCGTGGCTGTGATAACATGTGTACGTTCTGTGTTGTACCTTTTACGCGCGGTCGTGAGCGTTCTCGTGATCCGCACTCAATTTTGAATGAATGTAAAGAATTAGCAGAATCTGGTTACAAGGAAATTACACTTTTAGGTCAAAATGTCGATTCATATTTATGGTATGGTGGAGGACCAAAAAAGGATTTCAAAAATGCAACTGATATTCAGAAAGCGACTGCTGTAGATTTTGCGCAATTATTAGACATGGTTGCTACGCAGTTTCCTAATATTCGTTTACGTTTCTCAACTTCTAATCCACAAGATATGGAAGAAAGCGTATTAGAAATGATGGCGAAACACAAAAACATTTGTAAATACATTCACTTACCTGTTCAATCGGGTTCTACGACTGTTTTAGAACGTATGAATCGTCAACATACTCGTGAAGAATATTTCGAATTAATTGATAAAATTCGTCGTATCGTTCCAGATTGTGCTTTATCTCACGATATGATTGCAGGTTTCTGTGGCGAAACAGAAGAAGAACACAAAGATACATTATCGTTAATGGAATATGTGAAATATGATTTCGGTTATATGTTCGCTTATTCTGAGCGTCCTGGAACACCAGCGCACAAAAAAATGCCTGATGATGTTTTACCAGAAGATAAAAAACGTCGTTTACAAGAAATCATCGAAATGCAACAAAAACATTCTGCTGAGCGTATGAATAGTTATGTTGGAAAAATTCATGAAGTTTTGATTGAAGGTAACTCTAAACGTGACGAAAATTTCTGGTACGGACGTAATACGCAAAATGCAGTTTTAGTTTTCCCTAAAGTAGAAGGAACTAAAGTTGGTGATTTTGTAAACGTAAAAGCAAATAGCTGTACAACGGCAACTTTGATTGGTGAAATGATTGAAGATTAA
- the porK gene encoding T9SS ring complex lipoprotein PorK/GldK: protein MNRILVSALLLSLSLSSCKMLKNRGSSDRNDGQIVSKTSSAWTPVRPKGMVPIPSGSFVLGQTDYDFTKTNDAPVKTVTVTGFFMDDTEITNSEYQYFVNYVKDSIARTALANKAESLGFDPMNPNNGAGGIGDYAYISGSQDGQGTPYDEYLKNSNTGRDGQSLDAKKLNWKQRLEWDKYKYPDVDYAEVMEGLYYPPEERMNGERRIDTRKLNYSYVTVDQTAAAKKRGTFRVDFRKEFSLNIYPDTTVWVRDFNYSYNDPMHQDYFWHKAYANYPVVGINWNQATAFCDFRTRYHNTALNNKKKRGSQVKVISYRLPTEIEWEYAAKGGLENAPYPWGGPYLTDDRGCYLANFKPKRGDYLEINDGKKTGYMYTAPVKTFRANGYGLYDMAGNVAEWTSSPYNRSSYTMSSTLNPSITMSGEVNRSVRGGSWKDVGYLLMTSARDWEHKDSARSFIGFRTVQSFPEGSKVNFRKTK from the coding sequence ATGAATAGAATTTTGGTAAGTGCATTGTTGCTATCTCTTTCTTTATCATCATGTAAAATGTTGAAGAACAGAGGGAGTAGTGATAGAAATGATGGACAAATAGTTTCGAAAACATCTTCGGCTTGGACGCCAGTTCGTCCAAAGGGAATGGTTCCGATTCCGAGTGGATCGTTTGTTTTAGGACAAACCGATTACGATTTTACAAAAACAAATGATGCTCCAGTAAAAACGGTTACTGTTACAGGTTTCTTTATGGATGATACAGAGATTACAAATTCTGAGTATCAGTATTTTGTAAATTATGTAAAAGATTCTATCGCTCGTACTGCTTTGGCAAACAAGGCAGAATCATTAGGTTTTGACCCAATGAATCCAAATAATGGAGCTGGAGGTATTGGGGATTATGCATACATTTCTGGTTCACAAGATGGACAAGGAACGCCATATGACGAATATTTAAAAAATAGTAATACAGGTCGTGATGGTCAATCTTTAGATGCAAAGAAATTAAATTGGAAACAGCGCTTGGAGTGGGATAAATACAAATATCCAGATGTAGATTATGCAGAGGTTATGGAAGGGTTATATTATCCACCAGAAGAGCGTATGAATGGAGAAAGACGTATTGACACGCGTAAATTAAACTATTCTTATGTAACAGTTGACCAAACTGCAGCTGCAAAAAAACGTGGTACTTTCCGTGTAGATTTTCGTAAAGAATTTAGTTTAAATATCTATCCAGATACAACAGTTTGGGTAAGAGATTTCAACTATTCTTACAATGATCCAATGCACCAAGATTATTTTTGGCACAAAGCTTACGCAAATTATCCTGTTGTAGGTATTAACTGGAATCAAGCAACTGCTTTTTGTGATTTCCGTACAAGATATCATAACACAGCATTAAATAATAAGAAGAAAAGAGGAAGTCAAGTTAAAGTAATTAGCTACCGTTTACCAACAGAAATTGAGTGGGAATACGCTGCAAAAGGTGGTTTAGAAAATGCACCTTATCCTTGGGGAGGACCTTACTTGACAGATGATAGAGGTTGTTATTTAGCGAATTTCAAACCAAAACGTGGAGATTATTTAGAAATCAACGATGGTAAGAAAACAGGTTATATGTATACAGCTCCTGTAAAAACATTCCGTGCGAATGGATATGGACTTTACGATATGGCTGGTAACGTAGCTGAGTGGACAAGTTCTCCTTACAACAGATCTTCTTATACAATGTCTTCAACACTTAACCCATCAATTACAATGTCTGGAGAAGTAAATAGAAGTGTAAGAGGAGGATCTTGGAAAGATGTTGGATACTTATTAATGACTTCAGCAAGAGATTGGGAACACAAAGATTCAGCAAGAAGTTTCATCGGATTCCGTACAGTTCAATCATTCCCAGAAGGATCAAAAGTAAATTTTAGAAAAACCAAATAA
- the secG gene encoding preprotein translocase subunit SecG, with protein sequence MGLFQFFMIIIMILCVLLVLIVLSQNPKGGGLSSTFGGGGGSQMFGVQRTNKFLDNTTWGLFIAVIVLIIGASASHENPNAIKPIKPNVTAPANNLPTQPAANGASQNQLPAQPAK encoded by the coding sequence ATGGGACTATTTCAGTTTTTCATGATTATTATCATGATTTTATGTGTATTATTAGTACTAATCGTATTATCTCAAAACCCTAAAGGAGGAGGATTATCTTCTACTTTCGGAGGTGGTGGAGGAAGCCAAATGTTTGGAGTTCAAAGAACAAATAAATTCTTAGACAACACAACTTGGGGATTATTTATCGCTGTAATCGTATTGATTATTGGAGCAAGTGCTTCGCATGAAAATCCAAATGCGATAAAACCAATTAAGCCAAATGTTACGGCACCGGCTAATAATTTACCAACACAACCTGCTGCAAACGGAGCAAGTCAAAATCAATTACCAGCTCAACCAGCGAAGTAA
- a CDS encoding LptE family protein codes for MNKIKLFILSIFAIFSLTGCIRYTLSGAAIEDDWNTIYVATFPNYAPQQNPTLSQDLTIAIQDIFRSRTKLKLNSNENSDLIIEGEITGYDVVPEAIQSNDIAAKNRLTIYVKVRYINNKDESKSYDRTFSAFQLYDGNAMLSAVESSIVPLIIDDIRDQVFASIAMDW; via the coding sequence ATGAACAAAATAAAACTATTCATCCTTAGTATTTTTGCTATTTTTAGTTTAACAGGATGTATAAGATATACCCTTTCAGGAGCGGCAATTGAAGATGATTGGAACACAATTTATGTGGCAACTTTCCCGAATTACGCACCTCAACAAAATCCTACTTTAAGTCAAGATTTAACGATTGCAATTCAAGATATTTTTAGAAGTAGAACGAAATTGAAGTTAAATTCTAACGAAAATTCTGACTTAATTATCGAAGGTGAAATTACGGGATACGATGTTGTTCCTGAAGCAATTCAATCAAATGATATTGCAGCAAAAAACCGTTTGACGATTTATGTAAAAGTTCGATATATCAACAATAAAGACGAATCAAAAAGTTATGACAGAACATTTTCTGCTTTCCAATTATATGACGGAAATGCGATGTTAAGCGCTGTAGAATCGTCAATTGTTCCATTAATTATTGATGATATTCGCGACCAAGTTTTTGCGTCTATTGCGATGGATTGGTAA
- the topA gene encoding type I DNA topoisomerase: MSKNLVIVESPAKAKTIQGFLGDDFIVESSFGHVVDLPKKGMGIEIENHYKPIYEVTPDKKEVVSKLKKLSSKAQTIWLASDEDREGEAISWHLYHVLGLEKKDTKRIVFNEITKKAIQRAVENPRQIDENLVDAQQARRVLDRLVGFEMSPILWKKIKPGLSAGRVQSVSVRLIVEREKEIQNFVPVSSYKFIAIFETNEGRTLKAVLTKEFSTLKEAEDFLETCVGADFKVNDLQKKPAKRTPSAPFTTSTLQQEASRKLGFSVSRTMRVAQQLYESGHITYMRTDSVNLSDDALTAVKAEIESAYGNKYVEIRKYKNKNSSAQEAHEAIRPTHFENHSINADDSMRKLYELIWKRTVASQMANAELERTIIDIDNNKNNFIFQAKGEVIVFDGFLKVYQESFDDEDADDDKVLLPSVKVNEQLKADEINGTERFSRPAARYTEASLVKKLEELGIGRPSTYAPTISTIQNRGYVEVGELDGQERKYNTLTLIDNQIKKVQQKEIFGADRRKLMPTDIGIVVNDFLVDYFTNVMDYDFTARVENSFDEIAEGKLNWTKMIDEFYTKFHHVVEDVQENADRATGERELGIDPVSGKKVHARIGRFGPMIQIGEAEDEEKPRFASLQKHQSIHNITLEEAMKLFELPKTLGEYKAHEVEVNIGRFGPYVKFDDKYISIPKEEDPMDLSFDRAVELIEEKLKADAPIAQYEGYDVTKGKGRFGPFIKWNEWFINVPKKYDFDHLSQADIIELIEDKKRKESERVVREWAEQEIRLEKARWGRYNLIQGKIKVELSKETNPEALTLAEVEKLIEAAKPKKKAAAKKAPAKKTTAKKTTTKKTTTKK, from the coding sequence ATGTCTAAAAATCTCGTTATTGTTGAGTCCCCAGCAAAAGCTAAAACCATTCAAGGTTTTTTAGGTGATGATTTTATCGTGGAATCAAGTTTTGGTCACGTGGTCGATTTACCAAAGAAAGGAATGGGAATCGAAATCGAGAATCATTATAAGCCAATATACGAAGTAACACCTGATAAAAAGGAGGTTGTAAGTAAACTAAAAAAATTGTCTTCGAAAGCCCAAACAATTTGGTTAGCATCCGATGAGGACCGCGAAGGAGAAGCAATTTCTTGGCATTTGTATCATGTTCTAGGATTAGAAAAGAAAGATACAAAACGTATTGTTTTTAATGAAATTACGAAAAAAGCGATTCAACGTGCGGTAGAAAATCCACGTCAGATTGATGAAAATTTGGTTGATGCGCAACAAGCTCGTCGTGTTTTGGACAGATTAGTTGGTTTCGAAATGTCGCCAATTTTATGGAAGAAAATCAAACCAGGTTTATCAGCAGGACGTGTTCAATCAGTTTCTGTTCGATTAATTGTCGAACGTGAAAAAGAAATTCAAAATTTTGTTCCAGTTTCGTCATATAAATTCATTGCAATTTTTGAAACGAATGAAGGAAGAACCTTAAAAGCAGTTTTAACAAAAGAATTTTCAACGTTAAAAGAAGCCGAAGATTTCTTAGAAACCTGTGTTGGAGCAGATTTTAAAGTAAACGATTTACAAAAGAAACCTGCAAAACGTACACCTTCTGCGCCGTTTACAACATCAACTTTGCAACAAGAAGCATCTCGTAAATTAGGTTTTTCAGTTTCGAGAACGATGCGTGTTGCACAACAATTATACGAATCTGGACATATCACATATATGAGAACGGATAGTGTGAATTTGTCTGATGACGCTTTAACAGCGGTAAAAGCTGAGATAGAATCTGCTTACGGAAACAAATATGTTGAGATAAGAAAATACAAAAACAAAAATTCATCTGCACAAGAAGCGCACGAGGCGATTCGTCCAACGCATTTTGAAAATCATTCGATTAATGCAGACGATTCAATGCGAAAATTGTACGAATTAATTTGGAAACGTACAGTTGCTTCTCAAATGGCAAATGCTGAACTGGAGCGAACTATCATTGATATTGATAACAACAAAAACAACTTTATTTTCCAAGCGAAAGGAGAAGTAATTGTGTTTGATGGTTTCTTAAAAGTTTACCAAGAATCGTTTGACGACGAGGATGCAGATGACGATAAAGTATTATTGCCAAGTGTGAAAGTTAATGAGCAATTGAAAGCAGATGAAATAAACGGTACTGAACGTTTTTCTCGTCCTGCGGCTCGTTATACAGAGGCATCTTTGGTGAAAAAATTAGAAGAATTAGGAATTGGTCGTCCGTCAACTTATGCACCAACGATTTCTACAATCCAAAATAGAGGTTATGTGGAAGTTGGTGAATTGGATGGTCAAGAACGAAAATATAATACCTTAACGTTAATTGATAATCAAATCAAAAAAGTTCAACAAAAAGAAATTTTTGGTGCTGATCGTCGCAAATTAATGCCAACGGATATCGGAATCGTGGTAAATGATTTCTTGGTTGATTATTTTACGAATGTGATGGATTATGATTTTACGGCGCGTGTCGAAAATAGTTTTGATGAAATTGCGGAAGGTAAATTGAATTGGACAAAAATGATTGATGAATTTTACACGAAATTTCATCATGTTGTAGAAGATGTTCAAGAAAATGCAGATCGTGCAACTGGAGAACGCGAATTGGGAATTGATCCTGTTTCGGGTAAAAAAGTGCATGCGCGTATTGGACGTTTTGGACCAATGATTCAGATTGGTGAAGCAGAAGATGAAGAAAAACCTCGTTTTGCAAGTCTTCAAAAACATCAATCTATTCATAATATTACCTTAGAAGAGGCAATGAAATTGTTCGAATTACCAAAAACTTTAGGTGAATATAAAGCGCACGAAGTGGAGGTAAATATCGGACGTTTTGGACCTTATGTGAAATTTGATGATAAATATATTTCTATTCCGAAAGAGGAAGATCCAATGGATTTATCATTTGATCGAGCAGTAGAATTAATTGAAGAAAAATTAAAAGCTGATGCGCCGATTGCACAATACGAAGGGTATGATGTAACAAAGGGAAAAGGACGTTTTGGACCGTTTATCAAATGGAACGAATGGTTTATTAATGTTCCGAAAAAATACGATTTCGATCATTTATCTCAAGCTGATATTATCGAATTGATTGAAGATAAAAAACGTAAAGAATCTGAACGTGTTGTTCGCGAATGGGCAGAACAGGAAATTCGTTTAGAGAAAGCGCGTTGGGGACGTTATAATTTGATTCAAGGAAAAATAAAAGTTGAGTTATCGAAAGAGACGAATCCAGAAGCGTTGACTTTGGCTGAGGTTGAAAAATTAATAGAAGCAGCAAAACCGAAAAAGAAAGCTGCGGCTAAAAAAGCACCAGCAAAAAAGACAACTGCGAAGAAAACGACAACTAAAAAAACAACGACTAAAAAGTAA
- a CDS encoding arginase family protein produces MYNDFLKPVSEELQDFAKSCNSFALGQAIKFREDVIEIDEKSNDKIAIIGVTESRSKQKDLIEDVDFSLVRTQLYELQMGNWSIDLYDFGDVVYYDDKAETEKVFREVTNGLIRDGYVVVILGGNPSLGYQQYRAYDEIVDKVYYLTIDHKLRLGKDEAQTTENNYLTKIISNEPFNLLDYTNIGFQTYFVAQEKLDLLDQLNFDAVRLGVISENVKEIEPYSRDANAALLNLSSLQGSDFSSSKNMTPNGFSSREICALTRYLGFSNKLTSLYVCDYIENYKKLDHLLISQMIWYFIDGKNHRPEIKSFGDAQYFEKIFVPTEGYNYIFYRNILTNQLWIEVDNTVDGERKFEIIPCSEKDYEQALNGEIPNRWWKYFKKFY; encoded by the coding sequence ATGTACAACGACTTTTTAAAACCCGTTTCTGAAGAATTACAAGATTTTGCTAAATCTTGTAATTCTTTTGCGTTAGGACAAGCAATAAAATTCCGCGAAGATGTGATCGAAATCGATGAAAAATCGAACGATAAAATCGCAATTATTGGTGTGACAGAATCTCGTTCGAAACAAAAAGACTTGATCGAAGATGTAGATTTTAGCCTTGTTCGTACACAATTGTACGAATTGCAAATGGGAAATTGGTCGATAGATTTGTACGATTTTGGTGATGTTGTTTATTATGATGATAAAGCGGAAACCGAAAAAGTTTTTAGAGAAGTTACAAACGGATTAATTCGTGATGGATATGTCGTTGTTATTTTGGGTGGAAATCCAAGTTTAGGTTATCAACAATATCGTGCGTATGACGAAATTGTTGATAAAGTTTATTACCTAACAATCGATCATAAATTACGATTAGGTAAAGATGAAGCGCAAACAACAGAAAATAATTATTTAACAAAAATTATTTCGAATGAGCCTTTCAATTTATTGGATTATACGAATATTGGTTTTCAAACATATTTTGTTGCGCAAGAAAAATTAGATTTGTTAGATCAGTTAAATTTTGATGCTGTTCGTTTGGGGGTAATTTCCGAAAATGTAAAAGAAATAGAACCTTATTCTCGAGATGCTAATGCAGCTTTGCTTAATTTATCGAGTTTGCAAGGTTCGGATTTCTCTTCTTCAAAAAATATGACGCCAAATGGGTTTTCTTCGCGCGAAATTTGTGCGTTGACAAGATATTTAGGTTTCAGCAATAAATTGACTTCACTTTACGTTTGTGATTATATCGAAAATTATAAAAAATTAGATCATCTATTAATTTCGCAGATGATTTGGTATTTTATTGATGGGAAAAATCATCGTCCAGAGATAAAAAGTTTTGGTGATGCACAATATTTTGAGAAAATTTTTGTTCCTACAGAAGGATACAATTATATTTTTTATCGAAATATATTAACCAATCAATTGTGGATAGAAGTTGATAACACTGTTGATGGAGAGCGAAAATTTGAAATTATTCCATGTTCAGAAAAAGATTATGAACAAGCCTTGAATGGTGAAATACCGAATAGGTGGTGGAAATATTTCAAAAAATTTTATTAA
- a CDS encoding tetratricopeptide repeat protein — translation MTRIEYLVAHPYEVEKSDIPLLKKEVEKYPYFYTLRALLLYGLKKENHPSFEDYLNKTSIHSSNRVDLYHYINSEPIQKEVKVENETISPKMEEEKVEELVENEIISEPILENSTSEIIENNNETVEVVDEIIEEKEEESNQEIEVISDINSDEINEDIVDEMIENDTEESELRTDHVVDIISDEELNEVAEITNKVVVENHSKEENLTSENDIENAVQQTSGIEIIESEPQQVIKTIVTIEDNQEEEIVEGLSENAEVIEESEPEMVEEKVEIIENNSDESTFSFSDWLKKVPSQSKTQQEIEEEQEIAEREIKYKLIDDFLEKNPKIVPMKKTDITPVSTPSNFVQNTEEYSDLMTETLAQIYIEQKKYDKAIKAYKILILKYPEKNSLFANRIKEIENLKNSK, via the coding sequence ATGACCAGAATTGAATATTTAGTAGCACATCCGTACGAAGTTGAGAAATCGGACATTCCACTTCTTAAAAAAGAAGTAGAAAAATATCCGTATTTCTACACATTGCGTGCTTTGTTACTTTATGGTTTGAAAAAGGAAAATCATCCTTCTTTTGAGGATTATTTGAACAAAACTTCAATTCACAGCAGCAATCGTGTCGATTTGTATCATTACATCAATTCGGAACCAATTCAGAAAGAGGTTAAAGTAGAAAATGAAACTATTTCTCCTAAAATGGAAGAAGAAAAAGTGGAAGAATTAGTTGAAAACGAAATTATTTCTGAACCTATTTTAGAAAATTCTACTTCTGAAATCATCGAAAACAATAACGAAACAGTTGAAGTTGTTGATGAAATCATTGAAGAAAAGGAAGAAGAATCTAATCAAGAAATTGAGGTTATTTCTGACATAAATTCTGATGAAATTAATGAGGATATTGTGGACGAAATGATCGAAAATGATACAGAAGAATCGGAATTGAGAACAGATCATGTGGTTGATATTATTTCGGATGAAGAATTGAACGAAGTTGCTGAAATCACGAATAAAGTTGTGGTAGAAAATCATTCGAAAGAAGAAAATTTAACTTCTGAGAATGATATCGAAAATGCTGTTCAACAAACTTCTGGAATTGAAATTATTGAATCTGAACCTCAGCAAGTAATTAAAACAATAGTAACAATAGAAGATAATCAGGAAGAAGAAATTGTAGAAGGATTGTCTGAAAATGCTGAAGTAATTGAAGAATCTGAACCTGAAATGGTTGAAGAAAAAGTAGAGATCATTGAAAATAATTCGGATGAATCGACGTTTTCTTTTTCAGATTGGTTGAAAAAAGTTCCTTCTCAATCAAAAACACAACAAGAGATTGAAGAAGAGCAAGAAATTGCAGAAAGAGAAATAAAATATAAGTTGATTGATGACTTTTTGGAAAAAAATCCGAAAATCGTTCCGATGAAAAAAACGGATATTACACCAGTCAGCACACCATCAAATTTCGTTCAGAACACGGAAGAATATTCGGATTTGATGACCGAAACTTTGGCTCAGATTTATATTGAGCAAAAAAAATATGATAAGGCAATTAAAGCTTATAAGATATTAATTTTGAAATATCCAGAAAAAAATAGTTTATTTGCAAATCGAATTAAAGAAATTGAAAATTTAAAAAACTCTAAATAA